One window from the genome of Saccharomyces mikatae IFO 1815 strain IFO1815 genome assembly, chromosome: 4 encodes:
- the RMD1 gene encoding Rmd1p (similar to Saccharomyces cerevisiae RMD1 (YDL001W); ancestral locus Anc_3.209), whose translation MVDSNNYQLEHQALLDNEQQTSEIISKPSNIRRKYVPTPQDTRKSRASYTGSAMINPISKQSRTGAGAQRTSRTAQKLKLLPEEPFQRDGDGLTELKNQEVYSQVNRIKDKPARRDAEKLGKAHRHLLPRSTAYCTASSYNMKELIRWLKDSRKLHHTHPKLFDECLYTPFIYNDWRGDKRFEHEDVIRLDDEGGEIIVSDKHPDLFIFEYGVVVMWGFTEREEKAFLNDIEKFEKEKLAEEDIQVEEFNYYVTKSYQPRIYNDFITLRDGSNYMVKLSISHAIAQSVKISLFEELVDNTIEDTQDIPQEIAYSGKVSMSKEDIMKSIGELFILRININLHGSILDSPEIMWSEPQLEPIYQATRGYLEINQRVSLLNQRLEVISDLLQMLKEQLGHSHEEYLEFIVILLVGVEVLISVINIVVDMLASQN comes from the coding sequence ATGGTAGATAGTAATAATTACCAGCTGGAACATCAGGCACTGCTTGATAATGAGCAGCAAACTTCCGAAATAATCAGTAAGCCGTCAAATATCCGGAGGAAGTACGTACCCACCCCACAAGATACAAGGAAATCTAGAGCATCATATACAGGAAGTGCAATGATAAATCCAATAAGCAAACAAAGTCGTACAGGGGCTGGTGCTCAAAGAACATCACGTACAGCGCAGAAACTAAAACTTCTGCCAGAGGAGCCTTTTCAAAGAGATGGCGACGGGCTTACAGAACTTAAGAATCAGGAGGTATATTCACAGGTTAATAGGATAAAAGATAAGCCCGCTAGAAGAGATGCCGAAAAGTTGGGGAAGGCTCACAGGCATTTACTCCCAAGATCTACTGCATACTGTACTGCTAGCAGTTACAATATGAAAGAGCTTATAAGGTGGTTAAAGGACAGTCGAAAGTTACACCATACTCATCCAAAATTATTCGATGAGTGCTTATACACTCCTTTCATTTATAACGATTGGAGGGGGGACAAAAGATTTGAGCATGAGGACGTCATTAGGTTAGATGATGAGGGTGGTGAAATTATTGTTAGTGACAAGCACCCCGATCTATTTATCTTTGAATATGGTGTTGTTGTTATGTGGGGGTTCActgaaagagaagagaaggCATTTCTAAACGATATAGAgaagtttgaaaaagaaaaattggcagaagaagatattCAAGTAGAAGAGTTTAATTATTATGTTACAAAAAGCTACCAGCCGAGGATATATAACGATTTCATTACCCTAAGGGATGGCTCTAATTATATGGTAAAACTCTCTATTTCTCATGCTATTGCACAAAGTGTAAAAATTTCACTTTTCGAAGAGCTTGTAGATAATACTATTGAAGATACTCAGGATATACCTCAAGAAATTGCATATAGTGGGAAAGTTTCAATGAGCAAGGAAgatataatgaaaagtatAGGGGAGCTGTTCATTTTAAGAATAAATATCAACCTACATGGATCAATTTTGGACTCTCCCGAGATTATGTGGTCAGAACCACAGCTGGAACCCATATATCAAGCTACTAGAGGTTATTTGGAGATTAATCAGCGTGTTTCACTCCTAAACCAAAGACTAGAGGTGATTTCAGATCTTCTCCAAATGCTAAAGGAACAGCTGGGCCATTCCCATGAAGAGTATCTTGAATTTATTGTCATACTATTAGTCGGTGTGGAAGTACTGATATCAGTGATCAATATAGTCGTTGACATGTTGGCAAGCCAAAATTAA